One Arvicanthis niloticus isolate mArvNil1 chromosome X, mArvNil1.pat.X, whole genome shotgun sequence genomic window, TAAGTCAATCTTTTATTTATAGTCTGGCTCCAGATACTAGAATGAATAGTACCTGAGAAGTTGACATGTCTCAGGTATCCAGGGTCTCTGGCACCGCATGGGTTCAGATGTTTTCCTGAAACAAAGGATAGACGGATGTCTAgacaggtgtgtggatttatgctCTTAGAATTCCAGTGCTACCTGCCCACCCCCGACCCCTAGTAAACCCCAGTCCTGACTAGACAAACTTCCCGCCAAACATCTGTATGGCCCAGAAAACACAGCTAACTGGGTAATTCAATACAGTCCAATGCATATGTGCAAATAGGACAAGGAGTGATCCTTTTTGTGCTAAGGTAGGAAGACTAAGGTTTCCGCCGCCCCGCACCCCGACCCCCACATTTCTACCAGTAAAGGGAGCCACTTCGCACCGGCGCCGGAATGAAACACTCAGGCCAACTGAACTGTGGGTGGAGTTTCGTACAAACTGATAAACAAGTTCAGGCTTCCCATCATCCTTGGCATTCTCAACACCGGAACCGCAACTTTAAAACAGCCGGGACTTCCTGCTGCTGCCAAGGCTTCCAGGGTCTGATTTGAAGGAACTACGTGTCAATCAATTGCGAATTCACTTCCGGGGCACCCTCCGAAGCTAAGTGGCTGGTCAGTAGGCTTTAgccttcctttttcattttgtttctgttcGAATCTTCGCTGGTCCCTTCCAGAATAAACAGCCAAAGTCGGGCATAAAGAAAACACACTCCCGGCCTTAGTTTTTTACTTTATGAAAAATAGCCGCTTGGTGGCAGCATGATTTCACAACTGCATTCAGAGCCGCTCTTCCCCGCCCTTtgtgtttagaaaaaaaacaccACCTCCGTCAAAAAACTACTTACAGAAACTTGGACTTTTTCTGGCATTTTTATAGCCCCAGGTTTTCCTGATTTGAAGCAAATCTAATGActtgaaaaaaacatttttaatatgtttctTTGATTACTACGATTTCTTTAATTTGATACTCGCTTACTGTATACTTTCTcgtatatgcattttatttttctaaagacagCACTATCTCCAtacagcacattttctttatacagcggcttataaaataaaatatgcggTTCCGGTAAATAAAAGCATAGAAGTTTAGTTTGTGCTATTAAAAATATGAGACTGGGTACTTTATAACCATTAGAAATTaacttttcacattttaaagGTTGGGAATTATAAGACAAAGGAACGAAATGGTTATGACCTCTCAGTCATATTTAAGATTGAGCCTTGTTGCTTGCTACTCCAGTGGAACTGTTTcatcagaagatggaagagatgTCAAGGAATTCCACTCCCCATGCCATGCctttttataaaaattgcctAATCTTGTTTTAATGGAGGGTTCTCCATTAAAACTTCTAAAGCCCATGCCTCCAAGCCTTAGTGATTAAGTTCTGTGACCAAAATATTAATATTGCACCTAAGTGCCATAAATTGAGCAGGCCTCCTATGTTAGCTGATGCTCTTCGTAAGTAGTTGTAAAATAACTACAAGTTGGATAGTTTTGTTCTCATTTTACaagtgagtatgtatgtataattgtatataaCATACATAATCATATATGTACAAGGCggtttaaaaatagcataattagCAATCAACTTAATTTATCATGTTTTGGAATTACAAGTATTTGATGTTTTCTAGTTTTTCCTTCCTGAAAAGCAAATCTGTTTACTGGGTGCAAAAAAACAGTAGCTGAAGTTCTTGGCTGGCCTCTTGGAATTAATTTTCTTACTTCAAGGTAGATTATTAAAAGGCAtctgaagctgggcagtggtggcacatacctttgatcccagcacttgggaggcagaggcaggtggatttctgagttcgaggccagcctggtctacagagtgagttccaggacatccaggactacacagagaaaccctgtctcgaaaaaccaaaccaaaccaaaccaaaacaaaaaaaaggcatCTGAAGAGGGACAGAAGGTGGAAAGAATGAGAGGTTTGGTCTGACCTTAGGCAGGACTGTTTATTCCCATTGAGAGAGCATTTTGTCACCCACAAGAGCAATGGTCAAAATGCCTACAGGGAAAATGGGGCTATGGTCCCCTTTATAAGGGCAGAAATGTCCACACAGGAAGCTCAGAAGAATATTCTTTCATCAGGACACTATCACCTCACACACTGGGAAAATTGAAGCAGTGCTTGATGGCAATGAGGCAGGTTGGATATGGGATTCTGGTCTATGACACAAATTAAGAGATAACAACAGATCAGCCAATGTCCTAGTTAGTATTATATACACTTGACAAAGCAACAGGCATCTGGGAACAAGGACTCTCAACTGAGAATATGCGGTTATCAATTTGGCCTagaggcaagtctgtagggcattttcttgattgattgatttgattgattgattgattgattgattgattgatggggagggcccagctcactggggATAGGATAACCCCTGAGCATGTGGTCCTGGGTagcataagaaagcagactgagcaagcctaGGGGAGCCAGACAGTGAGCAGGATTTGCTTTGGCTTCAGTTCCCACCTTTAGGTAGTTACCTAGTTCCTGCCCTAATTTCTTCAGTAATGGACTGTGATACAGAAATGAACATAAAAGGAATGAGCcctttgctttggtcatggtgttttaccatgtcaatagaaaccctaagacagccaataaacaaaaattcagaaATTTTGAGGAACAGAATGAATAAACTTAAATGAGTGCCTATAAACTAAACTCTGAAAGCAGTAATCATATAGGCCTCATTATTGTCCAGCGTGGAACATGTTTGGTAATTACATTATAGTACATGATACTCAATTCAAAAAGTggaactggagacatggctcagtggttaagagttatTTGAGATTTCCAGGACCCACACTTGGCTATGACTGTACAGACTTTCTATGCCTGCCTCAGATCTGAAGAAAGACATTTACTCAGGAGACTTACCTTTATCATGAGCTTCATCACTGTAGCTGGGCAGATGCTCAGCTATTCTACCCCAACAATACTGGCCTGACCTACGACCTGCCATGTGGCTCTGTAGGTACCTCCCCTTCAGTCCCAGCCTTCTTCCTCCTATACTGGCTGGCAACTTTCCTGTTTTGCTATAAGTAATAGGAAATTCAGTTTATACAGAAAGGCATGAAACCCTACTCAGTATAAATTAGGGAAAATGAAATAAGGTCAGTGATTCTTTAGTATGAATCAAGCAGCACACCTGCCATGTAGACATTCTTTGGTGCATAGTTATTATGGAGTTGTTGGCTATTGGACTAAGTAAAAATGATTAACCTTAAAACTTGTTCCTACAACCAGGAAGAAGAAATAACCAAACAAAGCTGTGGTCAGAAAAGGCATGACAGAGCATTCTACTATGGCATCAATGCCTTGAGAAAATACAATGGTAATATTTGCTTTCCTATTTACAAGGCTTCAAATTTTTGAATGGTCCCATGTTTTTATCTATAGCTAAATACCTGTCATATCTCTTCACTAGAACACTCAGGCTGTCAGAGACCTGCTTTACCATCTATTTCCTGCATCCATCTGTGAGAAAGACCTCACAGTATCCCTTGTAAGTGGAAGGCTGGGATTCTTTCTATACAGAGTTTCTTATTGTTTGAGGAAACATAGtaacagatttttttccaatATACAATTTGATTTTTTGCTATCTTTGATAGAAATGTTGGAAAGTTAGCTGAAATTTGAGTCAGGATATTAGTATGTTTAATAACATTCTTCTTGTCAGAAATAGAATCCGATGGATAACTTTTCAAAGGTGCCTTGAGCTATTGTATGTGTAGCTATAAATGGACAGAAAATATTAGTCCTACTAATTCCTACTAGTCTAGCTATTTCTCTCACCCAAACTCTGCTTAGCTATCCCTACTAATCCAAACAAAAAGTTTACAGTAGAAAACTTTCAAAAACGAGGGGAATAGTCATATGTTAGGGTGTATAAACTGCTCTCTACACTCAGTGTGCCTGCCATTATTTAGCTGATGTCTTACTTTGCAAGGTCAAAAAATAAACTGCCTCACTTATAATACATACTTTCATTATGAAGTGAGAATCATTTCTCATGTCTTAGAAATTTTCTAAGGATAAAATTTTTCAATCACACATTTGAAAATAGCAGATTTAAGATCAATTCTGAAAATTCCAGCTACTAGCATGTCTTCCCTTTGTCTTGCCACTCCAGATATTTGGTGCCAACTGAAGAGACTGAGAAATTTGCTCAAATTACTAAAAGACCAGAGCAAACTGTAGCAACCCACAAAATCTTCCCTAAATAAGTAATGATAAGAGGCATGAAGATatacaaaaaagcaaaataatggCAAAATATCAGAGGtactcttacaaaaaaaaaaaaaaaaaaaaaagactgagtgCCAATTTCTTTGGCTTCAACTTTTACTTCACTAAAAAACTTTTTTCCataggaaaacattttctttttcatttttcatagGTTGGGCAGTCAAAACACCTCATGAATGAagaacagagacagaacagagaaaaataaacaccagTAGTTAACATTAGATTTTAACAACTATTTGCTACTATCAAGGCATCATAATGTCTTCTTTAAAGTCCATTGAGTCTTTGTGACCTGCCATTTACTTCTAcacctttcttctctccaatGTTTGAAAAGCTGACCAATAggcataactaaaaataattattataataaactaCCTAGTCTAGTTTCCTgacctgaagaaaacaaaacaaaaagaagccaacaaacaaaaatgaaactgcAGGTGATAGCTTCATCTCCTGCTGTTATAAGTTAGAAGAAGCAGACTTATCCAACACTGTTAGGACCTAATTACTTGTCAACACAAGTATCTGTCTGCAAATAGTTGAGTAGTAACactttagtttaaaatattaaaaataacttaatGTGCTATtcacatattacatattttaattaaaatatttaaagctacATATCTGCTTAAAACATTAAACAAAGCAAATTACCTTGGTTGCTCCTGACATAAAAGACTAGTTGAGTCTCTTAAGGTTACTTATGTTTACTTGTAATGTAGCAATTTGGTGACCAGTTTTAGTCTGCCCCTCTATGTCATTCTTGTGTACTGAGCATTTGCTAACATTCAACATCCACATGGACAATCCACATTATATTCTGATCACTGGGTAGCACATAGACAGAATCATGTTCTCTTGTGTTAGCTGTTTCTTGCAAACCTTCCATCTGCTTCTTAAATTGGTTCTTCTATTCTTGTGAATGGTTAGTCAACAGACATAAAGCTGTTTTCTTAAGGTCAGACTTCAGAACATCTTTCTCTCAGCAGTCTCCTGGTATTTTGTACCAGAGAACAAGTAGCACCTGGAAGCAACACCTCAATTTCCTACTTCTGCTGCCTGTTTCTGTGTAGGTTCACCTAGTTTCCCCTACCCCCAACAAAAGTCTTCTACATAAATCGAAGTTCTAAAAACAGAAGTCTTTCCAAACCTCaaagaataactttaaaaatcCCAGAGGCtctgcaaataaacaaaaacctttaaaaatgaacTATTAACTACATGATCAAAGGTACTATCCAGAAATGTAACTGAAGGCAGAGTTTGAAAGTGATTGTTACATACTCATCAGCACTAGTCACAATTTGTCAAAAGTGCTTCTCCCTGGACAAATAAAGCATGCTATCTACATACCAGAGAATATCCTTCAGCTTTAAAGTAGAAAGAAATTCTGTAAGTCATTAGGTGAAGCAAAATAAGCCAGTCACAAAGCAGAAAAACTGCACCAGCCCACCTGTATGGAGTATCTAACATAGCCAAATTCAGAGAAACAGAATGGTGATTTCAGAAGCTTGAAAGAAAGGGAAATGGGAATTTACTTTTTAGTAAACACAGCGTTTTTAGTTTTGCAACACAAAAAATTGCTAAAGATCTGCTGTAGAAAAGCATAAAATATGTAACACTGTTGAATTGTTTACTTATAAATGGATAAACAATacaattttaaggtttttgtcCTTTACCACAATTCAGAGGCCCTAGACCTGATAGCTAGCTCCTCCTATATGGAACTTTTCAGACCTTATTCTAGATGCTGCCATCTGTCTCCTATGCCCTCTTTACCCCTATACCCATCTGCTTCAACTACCTTTCAGCATTTCTAGGCTTAGTATACTCAGGATATTGGAGTTATTTCTACAACTTTTCTGATCCTTTGGCTTTTATGAGACTCTGCTTTATATTTTGCTGATGTCTCAGTGACatctctttttgtattttgtctttgttttcctgcCTCCTCATAGTTGATTATGTGCTTGCCTTGTCTCTTTTTGAGCCTTTTACAGTCTTAACATTTTCCTCATGAAAAGCATAATTAAATAGTGCTTGCTATCAAATTCATATCTCTGCTCAggtctctctctgccttattGATTCTGAGTCCAGTAAGGTATTTCAACTCAGCTCCTCAAACGACACTCATCTCTCCTCCTATGTCTTCTAACTCAGTAGTAACACTGTCCTCCATGTGTTGTTTGAAAGCCTATGGTTCATACCAGGATCCCAATTCTCCTTTATACTCCATATCAAATTGATTCAGAGGGCATTATTCATTCTGCAACtgtcagtgtttttctttttttatcaccTACCACCTTCAAGCTGGTCTGCTTTTAATTTTGACTTCAAGTTATAAGCTTCCACATCTTTTTATTGTTTGGGGAGTCTCGTGAACTCCCACGAGCAACAACTTGAAGGGAAGTCTCCCATATCAGACACCAAAGATTGTTGTTTAGTAGTCTGAATTGGTGGGAGCATTGTTACTACACATGTTGTAACttcattacattttcatttatatatacttaattatattacatatatattttaagcaaatataaaataatgtttatgtaCTCCCTTTTTCTCTGGATtgccctccctcctgcctcctcatTTTTCTTAAATGCCCAATTCATTCTACTCTCTGCTTTATAGCTCAGTTtaccccttccccattctctcctTTAAGTTTTATGGTTTCTGTGTTAACTTCAGGTTATACACTCATCTCTTAAGATTCATATCTAgcaagcccggcagtggtggcgcacacctttaatcccagcacttgggaggcagaggcaggtggatttctgagttcgaggccagcctggtctacagagtgagttccaggacagccagggctatacagagaaaccctgtctcgaaaaaacaaaaagaaaaacaaacaaacaaaaaaatcagatctAGCACTCACAAATCAGAGAGAAAGCAGCATTTGTCTATGGGTCTGAACTACCTCACTAAATatagtattttctagtttcatataCCTGcaattttcatgatttcatttttttcctcacctGATActgaattccattgtgtatatgcacCACGTTTTCATTATCCTTCCATCAGTTGAAGaccatttaggttgtttccagtttccagctattatgaacagagcagtgatgaacatggctgagcaagtatctgtaAAACAGGATATTTCGTCCTTTGGCATATGTCAAGGAATTGTGTAGTTTTAGTTATATAATTTGGTAAGATTTCAAcactacaataataataataacaataataatgattatGATAATAATAGACAGTACAGCAATGGCATAAAGACAGACTTGTAAATCAACAGAACAAAATAGAAGTCCAAACACGAGTGCATGTAATTTTACAGCATTCTGAATGCATTACCCTGAACTTGAAATGGATCAAGGAGCTCAACGTGAAACTTGTAATGCTGGAACTGCTATAAGAATACATGGGTGATACCCTACAACATAAAGTGTAGCAAAAGATTTTCTGAACAGGACCCCACTCAATATGAATTAAGGCAAACAATTAACCAAGaagacctcataaaactaaaatactTGTGTACAGAAAGTGGAACAATAAGCTAAGAGAGAGGAAGCCCACAGAGTGGGAGGGAGAATTTGGCAGCTATTCATTTGATAAACTATCCAGaatataggaagaaaaaaaagaatcaagaaagCCAAGGATCCAGTTTAAAATGGCTGGAGGGAGGGGGCAGCTACAGATCtgaatagagaattctcaaaaacaaaacaaaaaaatcaaagagatgAAAAACTGGCTAAGGATTATCGTTAAAGCTTTAGCTTCTTTACCATATTTACCTATTAGGGAAAATGCCaattaaaacaactctgaggttcatGTTACCCCAATTAGAAAGGTTAAGATCAAGAAAACAATTGATAAGaaattctggtgaggatgtgggaatGGGAACTCTCGTTCACTTCTGTTGAGATTCCAAACTTGAGCAGCCACTGTAGAAATGAGAGTAGAGAGGTCTCAATCACACAGCAAtccaaacaaaagacaaacaaacaaacaaacaaaaaaaaaacccttgaattgtgtttttaaattctcATCTCTTTAAAATCCACCGCACAAAGCTCCTGACTGGATTCTGTTCCTGCTAGATTGTTCTTTGCAAGGTATTATAATGCTTTTTCGCTGATACCTTTGCCCATCCAtgttccttccctctgcctcgAGTCTTTCTGACCTGCTTGGTTAAGCGCCCAATCATGACTCAGCTCAGGTATGCTCCCACAATGTATGATGATGCTCACCTCGTTGTTACCTCACTCTGCTAGTTCTTTCAAAACACGTAGCAAACTCTTCTTCATGCACGAATTCCAACGTCCTGCTTCTAGTACCTTGCTTGCAAATGGTTAAGGCGGGCAttcgcgcgcgcgcacgcgtgcgtgcgtgtgtgtgtgcgcgcgcgtgaaTGCGAAACGGGAACACGGCACGCAGGGTACTTAATAAcagcatcattttaaaaaatgtttatttttttcatacaactTATTTTCCGCGTTGATTTATTGAATATTCTATCACCTTGGCTAGAGAGATAGCGTTGCTAAGTAACAACACGCCACATTGGCTGGCGCCTGCGTGGCCCGAATAAGGCGGAGCCACCGCTTCCTCTGCAAGGGGCGGGCACACGCAGGCGCAGACGGAGAAACTGGCGTCTGTTTCCGCCCTATTGCTTTCAGTTAAGTGTTAAAGCAGCGCGCGCAACAGGTCACTTCCGGGAAGGGAAAGCCGCACTTACCTAGCGGCAACATGGATTCTGCCAGCGAAAGCGAGGAGCCGGTAAGATACTGCTCTGGTGTTGATTAAATACCCAAGTGGAGATTGGGTGGTGAGAGACCCAAGGAGTAAGGGAATAGGTCACTCAGagatgctttttttcttcttaggttTCTGGGGAAGCGGTGTCCATCGCCCATGCTCTTTCTTACCCTCCTGAGTCATATGGCAACGACGTGAGTATGACTAACCTACACTTACCGCCCACCCAGCTATCCCAGGATGTCAGCCCTGGCTTTAAATTATAAGCTCCTTTACTGTTTGATATCTTCAGACTTCCCCAGATCCGCCAAAAATTGTACCTTCTTCACGTCAGTGTAATTGTAGTTGACAAATTAGTACTCTTAAGAACCTGTGAAAGTGAGTTCCTAACTTTCTATGATTTAGAACCACCCGGGAAGCCTCTAAACACCCAGAGCATCCAGATTACAGCCCACATCAGATCAAATCATAATGTCGGAGGCAAGAGGAGCCAAAATATAGTAGTTTTTAAAGAGCCGTTAAAATGAATGAAAGTAATAAAGTGGCACCAGTTTGTGGTATGCTTCATTTGGACTTTTGTATAAACTGTATGTCGAGAGATAAGAAAAAAGGATGGCAGGAATAGCAATCAGAATGTAATATGTACTAGATGAGTGGCTCAAGTAATAGGATGGAAAGGGTTTAGTGGGAGAGATTTTTAAGGATGGAGGCAGTAGATTTCATCTGAGAAGTGTAGCTTGAACTGAATCCTCAAAGTATAAGtggaaagaaaatgtagattCAAAGGTAGGAAAAATACCCTGCTCTTAGGTGGGGAGGTGTTTTGTAGATGGATTTTTTTCTGGCTTCATGAAGGGGACAGCAGGGGAGTTGAAAAAGGAGAGTCCACTGGAACAGCCAGTGGGGACTTGttcagacatatttatatataatgtagcTACATAATTTGTCCTGGAGTTTTACAGAATGGAAAGTTGGCTATCTGATAAAGACAAATGATGATTATATTATAACATGCTACACTCAtgaaagtgaaaaatagtttCACATGTATTTTTGTCCTCCCAACAACTCTGAGGTGTGTATTAATATAAGCTATGTTGTTTAACTTTTTATATAATgcaatatatctatatatcatatataataataaattatatttttatttgatttagtgTAATAGATATCACTTGCTGATGGAAAAAGGTGTCTAGTAGTTTATTGGTTTTGTTATTCTGTATTGGCAGCTTCTTTTGGTCACTATAGGGACAAAAGATTTATATTGCAAAATCTACTAGCTCAGTTTTTATCCCTGACAGCAACattttctgtaggcttcttgagATTTAGCAAGATGTCTTTGATTTATTATCCGTTACAGGACTGAGAGATTTCTGAGCTGATGTTCTTCCTCTTTTACAGCCTGATATTGAAATGGCTTGGGCCATTCGAGCCATGCAGCATGCTGAAGTCTATTATAAAGTGAGTTGTCATCATTAAGCAGAAGTCAACGTGTAATTGTAATGTATGGTGCTATGCTGATTACATTTCTCAGCAACTTTAAATTGTTAAGTTCTGCTTGTTTTAACTGCCAAAATATCTTGCCTCCAGGGAGCAAGGGTAGAAGTGAATTTGATGATGAGAAGTTCTGCTTGGCTGCCCCCTCTCGTTTGCTAACCTGGAGGGGAGATGCCTGGCCCAAGAGTAGCAGACACTTAAATGTctgttgaatgaatgaacaatCACAGAACCAGAGCCAGGCAATACTAGGACTGCAGGGTTCATTCTATTGCCAAAGtggtaaaagaaaggaaggaaaaacaaaaagagaggggCTATTGTGACTCTTAAGACCATTTTAATGATTTCATGCAAGATCTGGGCTGTTAATACTGTCTAAAGTAATCTTCTGACCTGAGAACCATAAAGTTTTCTGATGGTGTACCACTGGAGGGGTAGAGGTCTAAATTAGTGACTAGcatctttatgtttgttttgttgtctggcaGCTGATTTCATCAGTTGACCCACAGTTTCTGAAACTCACCAAAGTAGATGATCAAATCTACTCTGAGTTCCGTGAAATTTTTGAGACACTCAGGGTAGATGTTTTGGACCCAGAAGAACTCAAATCAGAATCAGCTAAAGAGGTGAGTATCCTATTAAGCATTATCTA contains:
- the Pbdc1 gene encoding protein PBDC1 isoform X1, giving the protein MDSASESEEPVSGEAVSIAHALSYPPESYGNDPDIEMAWAIRAMQHAEVYYKLISSVDPQFLKLTKVDDQIYSEFREIFETLRVDVLDPEELKSESAKEKWRPFCLKFEGIVEDYNYGTLLRLDCSQGYTKENTIFAPRIQFFAIEIARNREGYNKAVSVSIQDKGEEGAGNKEEEAEKGADSGGEKEEGVNREGEK